From the Lysobacter sp. FW306-1B-D06B genome, one window contains:
- a CDS encoding LEA type 2 family protein: MHWTRWTALALVALLMAGCSSGPVRRVSEPSARIQQLTVRADGSWSAELRIENFSSIPMRFETVDLAVKIADDEAGRLRAQPNLTIGPESADVITVTVMPDAAGKLAAADALASGRSLAYSLNGRIDATPDEGKLRSFDIDRNNNMLSPAPGLPGVLR, translated from the coding sequence ATGCACTGGACACGTTGGACGGCCCTGGCGCTGGTCGCGCTGCTGATGGCGGGGTGTTCCAGCGGGCCGGTGCGACGGGTGTCGGAGCCTTCCGCCCGCATCCAGCAACTTACCGTCCGCGCCGATGGCAGCTGGTCGGCTGAACTGCGCATCGAGAACTTCAGCAGCATCCCGATGCGGTTCGAAACCGTCGACCTGGCGGTCAAGATCGCCGATGACGAAGCCGGCCGCCTGCGCGCGCAGCCCAACCTGACCATCGGCCCGGAATCGGCCGATGTCATCACCGTGACCGTCATGCCCGACGCCGCCGGCAAGCTCGCCGCCGCCGATGCGCTGGCGTCGGGTCGCAGCCTCGCCTACTCCCTCAACGGCCGCATCGACGCCACGCCCGACGAGGGCAAGCTGCGCAGCTTCGACATCGACCGCAACAACAACATGCTCAGCCCCGCGCCCGGCCTGCCCGGCGTGCTGCGCTGA
- a CDS encoding acyl-CoA dehydrogenase C-terminal domain-containing protein, producing MSSYKAPLDDIRFALFDVLGAEGQFQRLGFTDATRDVLDAVLDEAGRFTETVLAPLNPVGDREGCTLDQATGRVTTPAGFKQAYAQFVEGGWAGLTSPAEFGGQGLPQLVGVPLKEMIDAANLAWGNFPLLSHGAVEALLHHGEAWQQEVFLKPLVDGRWTGTMCLTEPHCGSDLGLLKTRAEPNGDGSYSVTGTKIFITAGEHDFTDNIVHLVLARLPDAPAGSRGISLFLVPRERVGRDGATGARNEVRCGSLEHKMGIHGSATCVMNFDGAQGWLVGEPHKGLMAMFTMMNSARLGVGLQGLGLSERALQNALRYSRERLQMRALSGAKRPDKPADPIIVHPDVRRMLLTCKALIEGGRLMGYDAALQGDIAEHAADAGERKQADAIAGFLTPIVKACLTEWGVECTYHALQCFGGHGYIAEHGMEQLARDARITTLYEGTTGIQALDLLGRKILQMQGVGLKGFLAQVTAFCEEHANDGALAEFIDPLREKTAQWQQLTQTATDRACENPDEIGAASYDYLMYSGYVVLAYWWARAVVAAEGSSHPQVFKADKRATARFYFARILPRTLAHAAAMESGVAGLPELPIEAA from the coding sequence ATGAGCAGCTACAAGGCACCTCTCGACGACATCCGTTTCGCCCTCTTCGACGTCCTGGGCGCCGAAGGGCAGTTCCAGCGCCTGGGTTTCACCGATGCCACGCGCGACGTGCTCGATGCCGTGCTCGACGAGGCCGGGCGCTTCACCGAGACCGTGCTCGCGCCGCTCAATCCGGTGGGTGATCGCGAGGGCTGCACGCTCGACCAGGCGACGGGGCGCGTGACCACGCCGGCGGGTTTCAAGCAGGCCTATGCGCAGTTCGTCGAGGGTGGCTGGGCGGGGCTGACCTCGCCGGCCGAGTTCGGCGGACAGGGCTTGCCGCAGCTCGTCGGCGTGCCGCTGAAGGAAATGATCGACGCCGCGAACCTGGCGTGGGGCAACTTCCCACTGCTTTCGCACGGCGCCGTCGAAGCGCTGCTGCATCACGGCGAGGCCTGGCAGCAGGAGGTGTTCCTCAAGCCGCTCGTCGACGGCCGCTGGACCGGCACGATGTGCCTGACCGAGCCGCACTGCGGCAGCGACCTGGGCCTGCTCAAGACGCGCGCCGAGCCCAACGGCGACGGCAGCTATTCGGTCACGGGCACCAAGATCTTCATCACCGCCGGCGAGCACGACTTCACCGACAACATCGTGCACCTGGTGCTGGCGCGACTGCCCGACGCACCGGCCGGCAGCCGAGGCATCTCGCTGTTCCTGGTGCCGCGCGAACGCGTCGGCCGTGACGGCGCCACCGGCGCGCGCAACGAGGTGCGCTGCGGCAGCCTGGAACACAAGATGGGCATCCACGGCTCGGCGACCTGCGTGATGAACTTCGACGGCGCGCAGGGCTGGCTGGTGGGCGAGCCGCACAAGGGCCTGATGGCGATGTTCACCATGATGAACTCCGCGCGCCTGGGCGTCGGCCTGCAGGGACTGGGACTGTCCGAGCGTGCGTTGCAGAATGCGCTTCGCTATTCGCGCGAGCGCCTGCAGATGCGCGCGCTGTCGGGCGCCAAGCGGCCCGACAAGCCGGCCGATCCGATCATCGTGCACCCCGACGTGCGCCGCATGCTGTTGACCTGCAAAGCGCTGATCGAAGGCGGCCGCCTGATGGGCTACGACGCGGCGCTGCAGGGCGACATTGCCGAACACGCCGCCGACGCGGGCGAACGCAAGCAGGCTGACGCCATCGCCGGCTTCCTCACGCCGATCGTCAAGGCGTGCCTGACCGAATGGGGCGTGGAGTGCACCTATCACGCGTTGCAGTGCTTCGGCGGCCACGGCTACATCGCCGAGCACGGCATGGAACAGCTCGCGCGCGATGCCCGCATCACCACGCTTTATGAGGGCACGACCGGCATCCAGGCCCTCGACCTGCTCGGCCGCAAGATCCTGCAGATGCAGGGCGTGGGCCTGAAGGGTTTCCTGGCGCAGGTGACGGCCTTCTGCGAAGAGCATGCGAACGATGGCGCACTGGCGGAGTTCATCGACCCGCTGCGCGAAAAGACGGCGCAGTGGCAGCAACTCACGCAGACGGCGACGGATCGCGCGTGCGAGAACCCGGACGAGATCGGCGCTGCGTCCTACGACTACCTGATGTATTCCGGCTACGTCGTCCTCGCCTACTGGTGGGCCCGCGCGGTGGTCGCGGCGGAAGGCTCGTCGCATCCGCAGGTGTTCAAGGCCGACAAGCGCGCGACGGCGCGCTTCTACTTCGCCCGCATCCTGCCGCGCACGCTCGCGCATGCAGCGGCCATGGAGAGTGGCGTGGCCGGTCTGCCCGAGCTTCCCATCGAAGCGGCATGA
- a CDS encoding HNH endonuclease, which yields METDRAKLRLVRTGTDLDPAHPSFAPRGAIDRLNSVRLLSLDAHGRVLDWMSWQDATCLYVRGAVAWTLGDPCLQVHGGISRHTGEQSVIELHPIVAARSHARTHALDPTPALTNAALFARDGYLCLYCGHDFSRPHLTRDHVMPVSKGGRDIWENVVAACFHCNSRKGNRTPQQAGMPLLAVPYRPSWVEHLILSNRNILADQMAFLRSQLPKNARVQA from the coding sequence ATGGAGACCGATAGAGCGAAGCTACGCCTGGTCCGAACCGGAACCGATCTGGATCCGGCCCACCCCTCCTTCGCCCCGCGCGGCGCGATCGACCGTCTCAATTCGGTTCGACTGCTATCACTGGACGCGCACGGGCGCGTACTCGACTGGATGAGCTGGCAGGACGCGACCTGCCTCTACGTGCGCGGTGCAGTCGCCTGGACACTGGGCGATCCGTGTTTGCAGGTGCACGGCGGCATCAGCCGGCACACCGGCGAGCAGAGCGTGATCGAACTGCATCCCATCGTGGCTGCGCGCAGCCATGCACGGACGCACGCGCTCGACCCCACCCCTGCCCTGACCAATGCCGCGTTGTTCGCACGCGACGGTTACCTGTGCCTGTACTGCGGCCACGACTTCAGCCGGCCGCATCTCACGCGCGACCACGTCATGCCCGTATCCAAGGGCGGTCGCGACATCTGGGAGAACGTGGTCGCGGCCTGCTTCCACTGCAACTCGCGCAAGGGCAACCGCACGCCGCAGCAGGCCGGCATGCCGCTGCTGGCCGTGCCTTACCGGCCGAGCTGGGTCGAGCACCTGATCCTGTCCAACCGCAACATCCTCGCCGACCAGATGGCGTTCCTGCGCAGCCAGTTGCCGAAGAACGCGCGCGTGCAAGCGTGA
- the dxs gene encoding 1-deoxy-D-xylulose-5-phosphate synthase — protein sequence MIDPQRYPRLSRIQVPADLRQFPEEELSAIAEELRAYLIEQVALVGGHFGAGLGVIELTVALHWLFETPVDRLVWDVGHQTYPHKILTGRRDIIHTVKQKDGVAPFPKREESEYDTFGVGHSSTSISAALGMAIALQQMGDDRKVVAVIGDGAMTAGMAFEALNHGGGMDPEPNLLVILNDNQMSISENVGGLTQMLGRLTGSRTLNAIREGGKRLLGDKNKPAAKFVKRWEEHWKGMFVPSTLFEEMGFHYTGPIDGHDLPALLSALKTLKTLKGPQLLHIITTKGKGYELAEGDQIGYHAVGPFDPEKGLVSKPGAKKPTYTDVFGEWLCDMAAVEPKLLGITPAMREGSGLVRFSKEYPQRYFDVAIAEQHAVTLAAGMACEGAKPVVAIYSTFLQRGYDQLVHDVAIQHLDVLFAIDRGGVVGPDGATHAGNLDLSYLRCVPNMVVMAPADENECRQMLSTGYHHVGPAAVRYPRGTGPGVAVQSTLDTLPIGKAEVRRSGSKIALLAFGAVTPAAEAVGAELGLTVVNMRFVKPLDRALLLELARSHEGFVTIEDNVVAGGAGSGVAELLASENIVLPILHLGLPDEFQHHASREQLLSESGLDVAGIRDAVLKRWPELGRASIAVSAAG from the coding sequence ATGATCGACCCGCAACGTTATCCGCGCCTGTCCCGTATCCAGGTTCCCGCCGACCTGCGCCAGTTCCCCGAAGAGGAACTGTCCGCGATCGCCGAGGAGCTGCGCGCCTACCTGATCGAGCAGGTCGCCCTCGTCGGCGGCCACTTCGGCGCGGGTCTGGGCGTGATCGAACTCACCGTCGCCCTGCACTGGCTGTTCGAAACGCCGGTGGACCGCCTGGTGTGGGACGTGGGCCACCAGACCTACCCGCACAAGATCCTCACCGGCCGTCGCGACATCATCCACACGGTCAAGCAGAAGGACGGCGTCGCGCCGTTCCCCAAGCGCGAGGAAAGCGAATACGACACCTTCGGCGTGGGCCATTCGTCCACGTCGATCTCCGCCGCGCTGGGCATGGCGATCGCGTTGCAGCAGATGGGCGACGACCGCAAGGTCGTGGCCGTGATCGGCGACGGCGCGATGACCGCCGGCATGGCGTTCGAGGCGCTGAACCACGGCGGCGGCATGGATCCCGAGCCGAACCTGCTGGTGATCCTCAACGACAACCAGATGTCGATTTCCGAGAACGTCGGCGGCCTGACGCAGATGCTCGGGCGCCTCACCGGCAGCCGCACGCTCAACGCGATCCGCGAAGGCGGCAAGCGCCTGCTGGGCGACAAGAACAAGCCGGCGGCGAAGTTCGTCAAGCGCTGGGAAGAGCACTGGAAGGGCATGTTCGTGCCGTCCACGCTGTTCGAGGAAATGGGCTTCCATTACACCGGCCCGATCGACGGCCACGACCTGCCCGCGTTGCTGTCGGCGCTGAAGACGCTCAAGACCCTCAAGGGCCCGCAGCTGCTCCACATCATCACCACCAAGGGCAAGGGCTACGAGCTCGCCGAGGGCGACCAGATCGGCTACCACGCCGTCGGGCCGTTCGATCCCGAGAAGGGCCTGGTGAGCAAGCCCGGCGCGAAGAAGCCCACCTACACCGACGTCTTCGGCGAGTGGCTGTGCGACATGGCGGCCGTCGAACCGAAGCTGCTGGGCATCACCCCGGCGATGCGCGAAGGCTCCGGCCTGGTGCGCTTCAGCAAGGAATACCCGCAGCGCTACTTCGACGTCGCCATCGCCGAGCAACACGCCGTGACGCTGGCGGCGGGCATGGCGTGCGAAGGCGCAAAGCCCGTCGTCGCGATCTATTCGACGTTCCTGCAGCGCGGCTACGACCAGCTCGTGCACGACGTGGCGATCCAACACCTCGACGTGCTGTTCGCCATCGACCGCGGCGGCGTGGTCGGCCCCGACGGCGCTACGCACGCGGGCAACCTCGACCTGAGCTACCTGCGCTGCGTGCCGAACATGGTCGTGATGGCGCCGGCCGACGAGAACGAATGCCGGCAGATGCTGAGCACCGGCTACCACCATGTTGGCCCCGCCGCCGTGCGTTATCCGCGTGGCACGGGCCCGGGCGTTGCGGTGCAGTCCACGCTCGACACGTTGCCCATCGGCAAGGCCGAAGTGCGTCGCAGTGGCTCGAAGATCGCGTTGCTCGCCTTCGGCGCGGTCACGCCGGCGGCGGAAGCCGTCGGTGCGGAGCTGGGCCTCACCGTCGTCAACATGCGTTTCGTGAAGCCGCTGGATCGCGCGCTCCTCCTCGAACTCGCGCGCAGCCATGAGGGCTTCGTCACGATCGAGGACAACGTGGTCGCCGGTGGCGCGGGATCGGGCGTGGCGGAACTGCTCGCCTCTGAAAACATCGTGCTGCCGATCCTGCATCTGGGCTTGCCCGACGAGTTCCAGCACCACGCCAGCCGCGAGCAGCTGCTGTCCGAATCGGGGCTGGATGTGGCGGGCATTCGCGACGCGGTACTCAAGCGCTGGCCGGAGCTGGGGCGCGCGAGCATCGCGGTGAGCGCCGCGGGGTAA
- a CDS encoding TraB/GumN family protein, translated as MRHRVAMLLSGMFITFAGTAAAQGAPAFPAEPPIRDLAPLVVSGIQPGPGLWKVRRGENTLWILGTVSPLPRRMEWESRDVEKVIAQSQEVIEGPGVRIDADLGFFGKLALAPKAFGARKNPDGQTLQQVVPPEMYARWLVLKDKYIGDDRSVEFYRPILAAMELYNEAIEDIGLRQGGVVWPVVKKLAKRHDVPRTETMVTVMIQDPKAALNEFRSSKLEDLDCFAKTLQRLESDLGTMRERANAWAVGDLEALRALPYTDQNEACLRAAAQSGVLRKRTSDIEGQVAARWIGVAEAALAKNRVTFAVLPMRELLKPDGYVAKLRAKGYAVEGPSAAAPVEASDVKSEKAPERTPAGR; from the coding sequence ATGCGTCACCGGGTCGCGATGCTGCTGTCGGGAATGTTCATTACCTTCGCCGGAACGGCCGCTGCGCAAGGCGCGCCGGCATTTCCAGCCGAACCGCCGATACGGGATCTCGCGCCGCTCGTGGTCAGCGGCATCCAGCCCGGGCCGGGTCTGTGGAAGGTGCGACGTGGCGAGAACACGCTGTGGATCCTCGGCACGGTTTCGCCGTTGCCGCGTCGCATGGAATGGGAATCGCGCGATGTCGAGAAGGTGATCGCGCAGTCGCAGGAGGTGATCGAAGGCCCGGGCGTGCGTATTGATGCGGACCTCGGGTTCTTCGGCAAGTTGGCGCTGGCGCCGAAGGCGTTCGGTGCGCGCAAGAATCCCGATGGGCAGACCTTGCAGCAGGTGGTGCCGCCGGAAATGTACGCGCGATGGCTCGTCCTCAAGGACAAGTACATCGGCGATGACCGTTCGGTGGAGTTCTATCGCCCGATCCTGGCGGCGATGGAGCTGTACAACGAAGCGATAGAGGACATCGGTCTGCGGCAGGGTGGCGTGGTGTGGCCCGTCGTGAAAAAACTGGCGAAGCGCCATGACGTACCGCGCACCGAAACCATGGTGACGGTGATGATCCAGGACCCGAAGGCGGCGCTGAACGAGTTCCGCAGCTCGAAGCTGGAGGACCTGGACTGTTTCGCCAAGACGCTGCAGCGGTTGGAGTCCGACCTGGGCACGATGCGCGAGCGCGCCAATGCATGGGCGGTGGGCGATCTGGAAGCGCTGAGGGCGCTGCCCTACACCGATCAGAACGAAGCCTGCCTGCGTGCGGCCGCGCAGTCCGGCGTGCTGCGCAAGCGCACGAGCGACATCGAAGGGCAGGTGGCAGCGCGCTGGATCGGCGTGGCGGAAGCGGCGCTGGCGAAGAACCGGGTGACGTTCGCGGTGTTGCCGATGCGGGAGTTGCTCAAGCCCGATGGCTATGTCGCGAAGTTGCGGGCGAAGGGGTATGCGGTGGAGGGGCCGTCGGCTGCGGCGCCGGTAGAGGCGTCAGACGTGAAGTCAGAGAAGGCGCCAGAACGAACACCGGCGGGCCGGTAG
- a CDS encoding cupin domain-containing protein: MDPTADRLIAQLHLAPHPEGGHYRRVYESAVTVEHAGHRRPALTAIQFLLSQGEVSRWHRVDADETWHWQDGGALELQEFDVESGRLDTMRLDSAARGGPAMHVVRAGRWQSARPLSAYTLVACTVAPGFVWDGFALLEPGGNVEAALRRAGARGLD, from the coding sequence ATGGACCCGACCGCCGACCGTCTCATCGCGCAACTGCACCTGGCGCCGCACCCCGAAGGCGGCCACTACCGGCGTGTCTACGAGTCGGCCGTGACGGTGGAGCACGCGGGTCACCGCCGCCCCGCGCTCACCGCGATCCAGTTCCTGCTGTCGCAAGGCGAGGTCAGTCGCTGGCACCGTGTCGATGCCGACGAGACCTGGCACTGGCAGGACGGCGGTGCCCTGGAACTGCAGGAGTTCGACGTGGAAAGCGGTCGACTCGATACGATGCGCCTGGACAGCGCGGCGCGCGGTGGGCCGGCGATGCATGTGGTGCGGGCGGGGCGCTGGCAATCCGCGCGTCCGTTGTCCGCGTACACGTTGGTTGCGTGCACCGTGGCGCCGGGGTTCGTGTGGGACGGGTTCGCATTGCTTGAGCCGGGCGGCAATGTCGAAGCTGCGTTGCGACGTGCCGGCGCGCGGGGCCTGGACTGA
- a CDS encoding DUF1801 domain-containing protein codes for MPGKTTPRKPVKAATKKTAAKATLPRKAATPSARKVAKSPTKKTARSTKRDATTSADAVPLLSGGNPQIPKGFGDAPVQAYIAAMPGWKSAAWRRLDALIEEAVPGLHKAVKWNSPLYGVTEGTWFLGVHCFTRYIKVSFFNGAALRPVPPGKSKMPRVRYLDIHEDDAIDETQFVAWVKQASKLPGERT; via the coding sequence ATGCCCGGCAAAACGACGCCCAGGAAGCCGGTGAAAGCCGCGACGAAGAAGACCGCAGCGAAAGCCACATTGCCGCGCAAGGCCGCCACTCCCTCTGCTCGCAAGGTTGCGAAAAGTCCTACCAAAAAAACGGCGCGTTCGACGAAGCGTGATGCCACGACGTCCGCAGACGCCGTCCCCCTGCTCTCCGGCGGCAATCCGCAGATCCCCAAGGGGTTCGGTGATGCTCCCGTGCAGGCGTACATCGCGGCGATGCCGGGGTGGAAGAGCGCAGCCTGGCGTCGCCTCGACGCCCTCATCGAAGAAGCCGTTCCCGGCCTGCACAAGGCAGTGAAGTGGAACTCGCCGCTCTACGGCGTCACCGAGGGCACCTGGTTCCTCGGCGTCCACTGCTTCACGCGCTACATCAAAGTGTCGTTCTTCAACGGCGCTGCGCTGCGCCCGGTTCCGCCCGGCAAGTCGAAGATGCCGCGCGTGCGCTACCTCGACATCCACGAAGACGACGCGATCGACGAGACGCAATTCGTCGCGTGGGTAAAGCAGGCCAGCAAGCTTCCCGGCGAACGGACGTGA
- a CDS encoding DUF1801 domain-containing protein, whose protein sequence is MKKTNGTAKDAHGEGDASQLIDARINELDDWRGKTLARVRKLIRQADPEVVEEWKWRGVPVWSHAGIICTGETYKNYVKMTFAKGASLDDPAGLFNSSLDGNTRRAIDIHEDDEIDEAALKALIKAAVALNASGKAKAKSTAKAAK, encoded by the coding sequence ATGAAGAAGACCAACGGCACCGCGAAGGACGCGCACGGCGAAGGCGATGCATCGCAGCTCATCGACGCCAGGATCAACGAGTTGGACGACTGGCGCGGCAAGACGCTCGCACGCGTGCGCAAGCTCATCCGCCAGGCGGATCCCGAAGTGGTCGAGGAATGGAAGTGGCGCGGCGTTCCCGTGTGGTCGCACGCCGGCATCATCTGCACCGGCGAGACGTACAAGAACTACGTGAAGATGACCTTCGCCAAGGGCGCATCGCTCGACGATCCCGCAGGCCTGTTCAACTCCAGCCTGGACGGCAACACGCGACGCGCCATCGACATCCACGAGGATGATGAGATCGACGAGGCGGCGCTGAAGGCGCTGATCAAGGCAGCTGTGGCGTTGAATGCTTCCGGCAAGGCGAAAGCGAAGAGCACCGCGAAAGCTGCGAAGTAG
- a CDS encoding MerR family transcriptional regulator: protein MLDPGSNRELPPIPAKRYFTIGEVSELCDVKPHVLRYWETEFPMLNPVKRRGNRRYYQRHEVLMVRQIRGLLYEQGYTIGGARLRLEGETAKDESALSSQIIRQVRMELEEVLQLLRR, encoded by the coding sequence ATGCTTGATCCCGGCAGCAATCGAGAACTCCCGCCGATCCCGGCCAAGCGCTACTTCACCATCGGTGAGGTCAGCGAGCTGTGCGACGTCAAGCCGCACGTGCTGCGCTATTGGGAGACGGAGTTCCCGATGCTCAACCCGGTCAAACGCCGCGGCAACCGCCGCTACTACCAGCGCCACGAGGTGCTTATGGTGCGCCAGATCCGCGGCCTGCTGTACGAGCAGGGCTACACCATCGGCGGCGCGCGCCTGCGCCTGGAAGGCGAGACAGCGAAGGACGAGTCCGCGCTGAGTTCGCAGATCATCCGCCAGGTGCGGATGGAGCTGGAAGAAGTCCTGCAGCTGCTGCGGCGCTGA
- the ihfA gene encoding integration host factor subunit alpha, with protein MALTKAEMAERLFDEVGLNKREAKEFVDAFFDALREALEHGRQVKLSGFGNFDLRRKNQRPGRNPKTGEEIPISARTVVTFRPGQKLKERVEAYSGAEHA; from the coding sequence ATGGCATTGACCAAGGCCGAGATGGCCGAACGCCTGTTCGACGAAGTCGGACTGAACAAGCGAGAGGCGAAGGAGTTCGTTGACGCGTTCTTCGACGCGCTGCGCGAGGCGTTGGAGCACGGCCGTCAGGTGAAGCTGTCCGGTTTCGGCAACTTCGACCTGCGCCGCAAGAACCAGCGCCCGGGCCGCAACCCGAAGACCGGCGAGGAGATCCCGATCTCCGCCCGCACCGTGGTGACCTTCCGCCCCGGCCAGAAACTGAAGGAACGCGTCGAAGCCTATTCCGGAGCCGAGCATGCTTGA
- the pheT gene encoding phenylalanine--tRNA ligase subunit beta codes for MKFSENWLRHHVPTTATRDELAATLTAIGLEVEEVTPLGESLDGVVVARIVSASKHPEADRLQVCEVDTGNGTVQIVCGAPNARAGLIAPLATVGANLPGGIAIKAAKLRGVESFGMLCSAKELGVDPDASGLLELPGDAPVGTPLAQYLSLPDASIEIKLTPNRADCFSVRGIAYDVAASLSGEVRALDAAPVPAQSDATIAIRLDAGPRVPRFAGRVIDGVNANVPTPVWMAERLRRSGVRPISFLVDVTQYVMLELGQPMHAFDKDTLEGEVVVRAARSGEELKLLDGRTVALDEEFLVVSDSKGGQGARAVALGGIMGGFDTRVTDATRNVFLEAAHWIPAAIIGRSRKLGLHTDAGHRFERGVDPELPRIAVEYATKLIVDIAGGVPGPTLDVTLAQHLHAPQPIVLRRARLARVLGLTVADSEVERILRALGLAVENMADGWRVVPPSRRFDLEIEEDLIEEIARIHGYDAIPTTLPAGAARLVAPSETRVEEATVRRQLASRDYLEAVNYAFVDGDLLAKWGLTDGSVPLANPLSGELGVMRTGLLPGLVAALARNAARQQPRVRLFELGNVFRANAGDAPIETPRIAGVACGEAGAEQWGVAGRAVGFHDLKGDLDSLAALSGAKLEYRASQPAWAHPGRSADVYRDGERLGWIGQLHPRLQRGLELDVDVVAFELDLAPLFSRAVPRATPLSKYPSVRRDLAFVVPENVEWASIERALRAAAGPSLRDLVLFDRYQGKGVEPGFKSLAMGLILQDESRTLTDRDVDTVVASVAGALQREYGATIRG; via the coding sequence ATGAAATTCTCCGAAAACTGGCTGCGCCACCACGTTCCGACCACCGCTACGCGTGACGAACTCGCCGCGACGCTGACCGCGATCGGCCTGGAGGTGGAAGAGGTCACGCCGCTGGGCGAGTCGCTCGACGGCGTCGTCGTGGCGCGCATCGTCAGCGCGAGCAAGCACCCCGAAGCCGACCGCCTGCAGGTGTGCGAAGTCGACACCGGCAACGGCACGGTGCAGATCGTCTGCGGCGCGCCCAACGCGCGCGCGGGACTGATCGCGCCGCTGGCGACCGTGGGCGCGAACCTGCCCGGCGGCATCGCCATCAAGGCGGCCAAGCTGCGCGGCGTGGAGTCGTTCGGCATGCTTTGCTCGGCCAAGGAACTGGGCGTGGATCCGGATGCGTCGGGTCTGCTCGAACTGCCGGGCGATGCGCCGGTCGGAACGCCGCTGGCGCAGTACCTGTCGCTGCCGGATGCGAGCATCGAGATCAAGCTGACGCCCAATCGCGCCGACTGCTTCAGCGTGCGCGGCATCGCCTACGACGTGGCTGCTTCGCTGTCCGGCGAAGTGCGGGCGCTCGACGCCGCACCGGTGCCCGCGCAGAGCGACGCGACCATCGCGATCCGGCTCGACGCCGGTCCGCGCGTGCCGCGTTTTGCCGGCCGCGTGATCGATGGCGTCAACGCGAACGTGCCCACGCCCGTGTGGATGGCCGAGCGCCTGCGCCGCAGCGGCGTGCGCCCGATCAGTTTCCTTGTCGACGTCACGCAGTACGTGATGCTCGAACTCGGCCAGCCGATGCACGCCTTCGACAAAGACACGCTGGAAGGCGAGGTCGTCGTGCGCGCTGCGCGCTCGGGCGAAGAACTCAAGTTGCTCGACGGCCGCACGGTGGCGCTGGACGAGGAGTTCCTCGTCGTCTCCGACAGCAAGGGCGGGCAGGGCGCACGCGCGGTCGCGCTGGGCGGCATCATGGGCGGCTTCGACACGCGCGTGACCGATGCCACGCGCAACGTGTTCCTGGAAGCCGCGCACTGGATCCCGGCGGCCATCATCGGCCGCAGCCGCAAGCTAGGCCTGCACACCGACGCGGGTCATCGCTTCGAGCGCGGCGTCGATCCGGAGTTGCCGCGCATTGCCGTTGAGTACGCGACGAAGTTGATCGTCGACATCGCCGGCGGCGTGCCGGGCCCGACGCTGGACGTCACGCTCGCGCAGCACCTGCACGCGCCGCAGCCGATCGTGCTGCGCCGCGCGCGCCTGGCGCGCGTGTTGGGACTGACGGTTGCCGACAGCGAAGTCGAGCGCATCCTGCGCGCACTCGGCCTGGCGGTGGAAAACATGGCCGACGGCTGGCGCGTGGTGCCGCCGAGCCGCCGCTTCGATCTGGAGATCGAAGAGGACCTGATCGAGGAAATCGCCCGCATCCACGGCTACGACGCGATCCCGACGACGTTGCCGGCCGGCGCCGCGCGCCTGGTCGCGCCCAGCGAAACGCGCGTGGAGGAGGCGACGGTGCGTCGCCAGCTCGCCTCGCGTGATTATCTGGAAGCGGTGAACTACGCCTTCGTCGACGGCGACCTGCTGGCCAAGTGGGGCCTGACCGACGGCAGCGTGCCGCTGGCCAATCCGCTGAGCGGCGAACTGGGCGTGATGCGCACCGGCTTGCTGCCGGGGCTGGTCGCCGCGCTGGCGCGCAACGCCGCGCGCCAGCAGCCGCGCGTGCGCCTGTTCGAGCTGGGCAACGTGTTCCGCGCCAATGCCGGCGACGCACCGATCGAGACGCCGCGAATCGCAGGTGTCGCCTGCGGCGAGGCCGGTGCCGAGCAGTGGGGCGTAGCGGGTCGCGCGGTCGGTTTCCACGACCTCAAGGGCGACCTGGACAGTCTGGCTGCACTCTCCGGCGCGAAGCTCGAATACCGCGCCTCGCAGCCCGCCTGGGCGCACCCGGGCCGTTCGGCCGATGTGTACCGTGACGGCGAGCGCCTGGGCTGGATCGGCCAGCTGCATCCCCGCCTGCAACGCGGGTTGGAGCTGGATGTCGACGTGGTCGCCTTCGAGCTGGACCTGGCTCCCCTGTTCAGCCGCGCAGTGCCGCGTGCGACCCCGCTTTCGAAGTATCCGTCCGTCCGTCGGGACCTCGCGTTCGTCGTCCCGGAAAACGTGGAATGGGCCTCCATCGAGCGGGCGCTGCGTGCCGCCGCGGGCCCGTCCCTGCGCGATCTGGTGCTGTTTGACCGCTACCAGGGCAAGGGGGTTGAACCGGGTTTCAAAAGTCTTGCTATGGGCTTGATTCTGCAGGATGAATCACGCACCCTGACTGACCGTGACGTCGACACCGTAGTGGCTTCGGTGGCCGGCGCGCTGCAGCGGGAGTACGGGGCAACGATCCGCGGCTGA